AGGTCCCTGCACAACATTGGCATCCCGGGAAGCCAGTGAGACTTATGCTTCAGACTCTGACATGCTCTTTGAGGGGATCAAACCTCACTCACGTGCCACAGCTTCACCAGTTCCCAATGGAATTGGGAGCCCTGGGACCCCAGAGGCAGATCCAGGTGCCCTTCCTCAAATTGGGATGAaaggaggcagggagaagggatggTGAAGCTGTTTGGAGACCACTATGTCATAATTACAGCCTGTttgaagcagagctgcttcctcCTTAGCCTGAACTTTGTTAATTAAGTTGCTGAAAGCAGAATGAATTAATTAAACCAATTATTGTGCTGCTACTTTATTCATTTGCTGTTTACTTTGATTGATTATGTGACTCTGATTAATAAATATTGAATAAGTGTTAATTAATTGAGTTAATTCATTGCTGGTTTATTCACCTATCAGTTATCTCCCTGCAATGAGTTGTGCCCTGAAAGTTTGTCCCACTGAGCAGGTCCCCAGGGGCTCAGCCACAGGCAGTGAGGCTGGGATGGGGGATAGGATCACTTACCAAAGGGCAGGATGAAGAAGAAGGGGAACCAGCAGAGGATGAAAACACCCACGACGATGGCGAGAGTCTTGGCTGCTTTCTTCTCACGGGAGAACTTGAGGAGCCGGACAGAGAGGGAGCTCCTCAAGTTGTGCCCCTTGCTCCGGGTGCTGGAGAGAGGCTCCTCCAGCACGCTGCGGCAGTGGATGCGCAGTACCACCTCCATGGATTTATTCCTCTCCTTCTTGACCCCTGCTTCCAAGCTCCGGGTGGTCCGCCTGGCCACCACATAGATCCTGAAGTACATCACCAGGATGACCATGAGGGGCAAGTAGAAGGAGAAGAGGGATGAGAACAGGGCATAGCCCGGCTCTTCCGTGATGCTACAGATGCTCTCATCCGGCGGTGGCGGCTCCTTCCATCCCAGAAGTGGCCCGATGGAGATGACCATGGAGGAGAGCCAGACCACCACGAGGATGACCCCTGCCTTCTTCTCGGTCATGATTGTGGGGTACTTGAGGGAGTACTTGACACCGATATACCTGTCCACGGAGATGATGCACAGGCTCATGATAGAGGCggagcagcacagcacatccACCGCTGCCCAGATGTTGCAGAAGATGCGCCCAAACACCCAGAAGCCCAACACCTCCAAAGTGGCTGAGAAGGGCAACACagtggtgctgagcagcaggtcgGCGATGGCCAGGTTGACGATGAAGTAGTTGGTGACTGTCTGCAGGTGCCGGTTACAAGCCACCGAGAGGATGACGAGGATGTTCCCCACGATGGCTGAGAGGATGAAGACAGCCAGGAAGACCCCGACGCCCACCGCCTGCACATCCAAGGCGAAAGTCAACGTGGTGCCGTTGCCCTCGGGGGTCTCCTCACCTTGCAGCCCCCAGGACCGGTTGGCACCACTCTGGCTGCCTTGTCCCGTCCTGTTCCCACTCAAGCTGCCATTGCTCAGCTCAGGGAAAGTCATTGTAGAAAACGTCCGGGCTCCATGGAGAGCGAGGAGAAAGCGATGCCGAGGCGCAGCTCCCCCGGCATGATCCCCGCAGCCCCCTCCGAGACTCGCTCAGCACCCTCGGAGGGGCAAAGCTCGGTCCCCGCAGCcgggatggagggatggagggaagcGGGACGCGCTGCTCCGAGCCTCCCACCCCTGCCCAGCTCCCGCTCCCCTCCGCCGGCTCCTGCCGCCGCtcagccccgccgccggcccgccCGGGGGGGCAGTGAGCTCCGTGCCCCCCCGCTGCCGTCGCATGCTCCGGGGGGCAGCGCCCGGCGGCTCCGCTGCTCTGCCCGTTCAACGGGGAGAGCTCCGGGAGCGgtgaggggagggagagggggacGGGTCGGGGGGGGACGGGAGCCCCGCGTCAGGtgccggaggaggaggaggaagaagaggaggaggaggaagaagagggggcGGCGGCAGCGCTGCTCTGCGGGACGAGGCTAGACCGGGGCAGCGTGAAGCCGGCGGCAGCGCAGacccggcgggggggggggggggggggggggggggagatgtAAAGCGAGATAgtgggaggagcagggaagcacTTGGGGGCCAGGCACCACTTGTGGGGGCAGGCACCACTTTGGTGT
The window above is part of the Strigops habroptila isolate Jane chromosome 7, bStrHab1.2.pri, whole genome shotgun sequence genome. Proteins encoded here:
- the ADRA1D gene encoding alpha-1D adrenergic receptor, translating into MTFPELSNGSLSGNRTGQGSQSGANRSWGLQGEETPEGNGTTLTFALDVQAVGVGVFLAVFILSAIVGNILVILSVACNRHLQTVTNYFIVNLAIADLLLSTTVLPFSATLEVLGFWVFGRIFCNIWAAVDVLCCSASIMSLCIISVDRYIGVKYSLKYPTIMTEKKAGVILVVVWLSSMVISIGPLLGWKEPPPPDESICSITEEPGYALFSSLFSFYLPLMVILVMYFRIYVVARRTTRSLEAGVKKERNKSMEVVLRIHCRSVLEEPLSSTRSKGHNLRSSLSVRLLKFSREKKAAKTLAIVVGVFILCWFPFFFILPFGSFFPSLKPSEVVFKVIFWLGYFNSCVNPIIYPCSSKEFKRAFIRLLKCQCHRRRRPIWRVYDHHWRGASMSSSVQDSETDLRPRINTLNSSFLFNSSLQERPSKRRTLSFKGWKMLTPFQKPASTQLKEKMNSLSNKIRGGSSKGGMTATYKTEVESVSIGIPHDFTETIDYQTYDLTDCCGLRETDI